TCCCGGCAACTTTTGTCCGGTGTGCACCTTCTGCAGCCTCACTGGCCGCTACCGTCACAACTTTTTTGTTGAACACGCTCGATATAATGCAGTCTCCAGACAGTTCCGAATCAGGCACACACAAAGTTCCCGCCTCTGCCGCGGCGGTCTCCATCTTCCCTCTGATCAACGGGCCCTTGCATCAAGAGCCCTCTGAAAAAATCCTTGTCTTCGACGATATCGGTGATAACGGACCCTGTCGACGCCGACACTCTTTTTCGCTCCCCCACTCGTCGGGCATTCTCGCAATTGTAAACTCTTATGCCTTTTATTTGCAATACCCTAACGGGTAATTTTTACTTTTTACGCTGCAGAATTGTGAATATTTTTTCTCGCCCTGAAATATATGGTGCTATAATAAAGTTAATCTGAATATTTTTCATTTTTATAAATAAATTTTTTTAGGCAACCGTTCTAACAGTTGGAGTAAACGACATAACGAGCAAACTTTTTACCTCATATAAGATCGGGTAAGTCCGCCGACAGCCTCAATAAAAAAGGAGGTCAGGAAGTATGAGCATCCAATCCATCGATGTAGGAAAAAGAATCAAGAGCATAAGAAAGCGCAAGGGATTAACCCTACAGGAACTATCGGATAAGAGTGGTATGAGCGCAACGGCAATAAGCGCAATCGAAAGAAACGTATCTTCCCCGACAGTTTCAACCCTCGTGAACATCGCACGGGCCCTGGGTGAATCGCTGAGTTCTCTTCTCGGTGAGGAAGAAAAGGAATATATATTCACAAAGAGTGAAAACCGCGAAACGATCGCGACGGAAATCAGGAACGTTGAGTTCAAGAGCCTCGGAAGTGGGCTGCCGAACCAGAAATTTCATCCCATGATTAGCATATTGCAACCCGGGGCAGGTAGTGGCGCCGATTATGCAAATCACGGCGGGGAGGATTTCTTCCTCGTTCTTCGGGGGGCAATCGAGATCGATATGGACGGGAAAATCTTCCGCCTCGAAGAGGGGGACAGCATCTACTTCAGGAGTACCATGCCCCACAGGTGGAAAAATCCAACCGAAGGGGAGACACACCTGCTGATCGTTTCTTCAAGGTAAGTGGAAAGAGCCGCAGAATTCTGCGGCTCTTTTCTACGGGTTCTATCAGGTCACTGAGCTTTAGAAGGATCAGCTGACGCAATGGCTGCCGCGTCGCCAGTTGACTTGTCGTGTAAGAAACCACGCCCTTTCATATCTTCCTTGATTCTCGCTTTGAGAATTTTCCCCTGGCTGTTTCTCGGCAGACTCTCGGTGTACTCGATGGAAGCGGGGACCTTGAAAGGCGCCATATTGCTCCTGGCATATGCGAGAATCTCGCTCTTTTCGATGGTAGCCCCCTCTTTGAGCACGACTATCGCCACCGGCACCTCACCACATTCGTAATCGGGTTTTGAGATGACCGAAACATCATCGACGGCTCCGTGTTCTAAGAGTATCTCCTCGACTTCAGCGGGATCAACGGGGACTCCTCCCCTGATTATGATATCCCGCAGCCTGTCGATGACGTAAATATAGCCACCCTCATCAATCGAAGCTATGTGACCGGTGTAAAGCCAGCCATTTTTAACTTTCTCCGCGGTAAGATAGGGGTCATTGTAATAACCTTTCATAACGGTGGGTCCCCTGACTGCAAGCTCTCCCACCATGTTCGGCACGATTTCCACCCCCGAAGAATCGATGACCTTTACGCGAATCCCGACCGCCTCCTTGCCGATCGAGGAAAGCCTCCTCAAACCAACAGCGTCGTCCCTCCCCATTTCTTCGTTTACGTTGAGGAAACTTATGTTCCCCGACGATTCAACCTGTGCAAAGGACTGGACGAAGCCACAATGAAATATCGACATCGCTTCTTTGAGAAGTAAGGGGTCTACCGGGATGATACCGCTGTAGGAAATCTTTTTCAGAGAAGAGATGTCGTGTTTACCTTTTCTCGCCTCGGAGGCGAGTTGTGCCATCATCTGCGGAACGAGGAGCAGCTGCGTAACGCGATGCTTCTCAATGAGCTTCAGTGCCAGTTCCGGCTCAAAAATCCTCATGATTACCACTTTTGCGCCGGGGAGGAAAAACTTCATCATCCTCCCCGCACCGGCAAGGAAGGGGAGCGAAGCCGTTGACAGGTACACATCACTGCGTGAGATGTTCAGTTCCAGTGCGGAGAAGTAAGAGGCGCACATAAGATTTCTGTGGGTGAGCTGCGCCCCTTTGGGGTTTTTCCCGATTGACCCTGCATAAGAGATAAACGCCACATCGCTTTCATCCAAAAAATCTCCTGCGGCGCCGCTTCGGTACCCCCTCCCCATGAGGGCAGCCAGGGGAGGATAGCCGGACACATCCCCGTCTATACAAACCAATTTCTCCAGGTAAGGGCAATATTCCTTTATTGCATCTACCGAGTCCACGAACTTTTTTTCAAAGAAAAGGAACCTCGGTTCAAGGTCCTGCAAGATCCGGATCAGTTCCGGGGGCAAGAGGAAAAAGTTGAGCGGGGAAGTGATCGCCCCCATTCCCGCAAGCGCAAACAGTATCTCCACGTACCGGGGGGAATTCCGGGTGAGAACCGCCACGGGTTCGCCTCTCCGGACCCCCATCTCACGGAAGAGAGCGGTTAAATAATCCACCCTCTTTTTCAGCTGCCTGTATGTCAGCACCTCATCGTCGCAGACGACCGCCTCTTTTTCGGGAAAAACACGGGCATTGTGTTCGAGGATATCTCCTACTAGCACTGCTGGTTCCTTTTTCTCCCCCCTATTGAAAAAATTATACTACGATAAAAAAATAAGCAAGGCGTTTGGAGACAGCCCGATGGATGATGCATATGACGTCTACCCCATTCTCCACAGGGAAAAAATCTATAACCTCATTACCGCCATCGACCTGACCTTCGTTGAAGTAAGATCCCTGATCGACTATCTGGAAGAGCAGGAGGCGTTCGGAACAGGTGAGCACGAAGAGGCTATGGAATCGGGCAGACTCTATTCCGTTGAACTTGATGATGTCGTATACGAGGTTGACGTCCTCGGATACGAAATTGCCATTTACTCGAGAGTCGAGCGCCACGACGGCCCCGCCGAGGAAAACAGCTGACGGTGAAGAGCATAACCTTCACCCGACATCTCCCGCCGGCTACGCACCCCTTGAGCAAGACGGGGAATCAACCCCTCGAAGAGAGAAGGAAAGACATTGCAAGGACGAAGAGCGACAAGGCACCGATTACGAGGGAACCCACCGCCACGCCGCAGAGGGGAAGAAGGAATGAAGCGCCGGTGAAGGCGGCCGATGCCGAACCGGCAAGGTCAAGGGCATAGGCGCGGCTGTAGGAACCCAGGCGGTGACCCGATCCGGCAAAAAGCCCCCCTCCGCCCGATCCCGTGACAAAAAGGGCAAAGTAAAAGAGCGGGGACGGGGGAACACCGTTTTGCCCTCCGAAGACCCACAATACGAGTATGGCCGAAAGCACCGTCCCCGCGAGCATGGCGAAAGAAGCTTTCTTTACGCTTCCGAGGACCCCGGAAGACCCCGCTGCGAGCCCCACCATGTAGGAGCAGAAAAGAAGACCGATGTGGGTGTACACGCTGCCGAAAGCCATCTGAAAGGCAAATATGAGGGATACCTCAACGAGTATCCCCAGGGCTCCGGAGAAAAAGAGTATCGCCTGGGCAAAGCCTCTTCCCAGCAGGGCCGTGGTGCCGAAAAAAAAGAGGGCGTAAAACATAAGAAAGGAAAGCAAAATCATGGCAGGGGAAATCTTGAAAAGCCTGACGATCGCCCTGTCGGCAATGTCTGGGTGCTGGGAAAAAACCGAGGAGAGCCCGTGGATTACCGGGAGTTGGTCGAAGATTCCCCCGCCACCCCTTCCGGTCAGAAGTGACCGAGCCCATGCCTCCCGTTTGCCATCCATCCGGAATGGGACTATCTCCGGGACGAAGTAGACGTTTTTCAAATGCCTTGACCGTAACCGGCCCGCCACCACGTCGAAATCTGCCTTATCGACCGGAAGGGAGGGTGAAGCGATAAAAGAAAACTCATCACCGGGGATAATGCGAAGGGCGCCGAAAGACCCGAGCATGGCGGAATGAAGAAAATCCAGGATATGGACGTAATCATCGCCGAGGTAGTCCCCGCCGAAGGGAAGTCTTACGAACAAGATGCCCGTCTTTGCGAGAGCTCCGGAAAGGTTCCTGTAAAAGGATGCCCGCAATGTCCGGAGCGAAGAGAGGGTTACAGGCAACCCCGGCGCCTGGATGATGACGTCGTACTCTCTTCCCCCCCCGTTGAAAAAGCGCACCGGATCCTCGGGAACATACACTTCTGCGAGACCCTTGCCACCGATCTGGGCAATGACACTCTCGGCGTGCAGGAAGTCAGCGTCGATTACGGACACGCTCACGTCCCCATATTTTTCACACTCCCGGACAAGTGGCAGAAGGCTGGCGCCTATCAGGAGAAAGCGGCGAGGCGTCTTTCCAAACGATGCCGGGAAGTGGACCATCTCCTCGGAAAAAACAGGGTCCCCGGAAACGAACTCCCTCTTTAAATTGGCATAGAATGTTTTCTGTTCCCCATCAGTGGTCACGTCAAACCTTCCCGTCAGAGTCTGTCTGTAATGGGTGTGTTCGAACCCGCGAAAAGACCAGGCAGAGGTGAGGGAATCGATATAGCGCGAACAAAGAAGCAAAGCAAGTGACGCAAGCAGCAGCAGAAAAGGGGAGACAAGGGAGAGCTCCACCCCATTCAGAACGCGGCGGACGAGGATAATTGCCGCTGCGCTCGAGAGAAGACAGACGGAAAGAAAAAAATAGGGGCCCGCCTCGATGCAATATGGAATGAGGGAGAGCACACCCGCAATCGATGCGCCGATGGCCTCATAGAAAAAGACGCTGCTCTTCCCGGCCCGGGGGTCGTCAGTGAGCGAGAGTTGCCGAAAGAGCATGCCACCGGCAAGGGAGGGAAGGAGGAGGGGAACGGAGGTGACGAGGAGAACGAGGTCAAACGGTGGCGCCTCACCCGGCAAGATTCCCACGATGACACGCGCCCCGCGGGTAAACAAAACGCCCAGCAGCGCGAGAAGGGGAATGGCGAAGGCGAGAGCTTCGATCAGCCTCCATGAAGGCCTCACGCCCTCCCGGAAGGAAAGGGCGCCGGCACCGCCGGAGAGCAGCCACAGGCCCAGCCCCATACCGTAGACCACCTCGTTCCCACCGCACTGGGAAAAAACTTCTCTCAGGATAACGACCTGCGACAGGAGCGTTGAAAAGCCCAGGAGAATGGAAAACAGGGCAGTTTTCATGCCTTCTTTTCGAATATACCCTCGATTTTTTCACCACAGTGGGCGCACTTTCCATTCTGAACGTGATTTTCACCAATGAAATAGACCAGACGGGAAATTACCCTTTTCCCGCACCGGGGGCAGTAGGTGTGCTCTCCCGGATCTCCCGGGACATTCCCCACGTAAACATACTTGAGGCCCGCATCGATGCATACCTCCCTCAACCTTCTCAGGGTAGACACGGGCGTGGGTGGTAGGTCTCTCAAAAGGTACTGGGGATAGAAGCGTGAAAGGTGGAGAGGCACATGTGCCCCCAGCTCTTTTTCTATCCAGACCGCCATTTTTTTTAACAGATCGGGGTCATCGTTGAGGGTGGGAACCACGAGATAGACGATCTCCAGCCATGTGCCCGAGGAGGCAATGCTTACGAGCCCATCGAGAACGGGCTTCAACTCGCCACGGACTATCTTTTTGTAATACTCCTCTTCGAAGGCCTTCAGATCAACCTTTACCGCGAGGACCTTTGACAAGAGCTCCTTCAGCGGTTTTTCCTGAATGTATCCGGCCGTTACGACAATGCTGTCCACTCCCGCCTCGTTGCCGGCAACGGCACAGTCGTACATGTACTCGTAAAACACGACGGGTTCGCTGTAGGTATACGCTATGGTCATACAGCCGGATTCCTTCGCCCTCCTTACGATATCTTCCGGAGAGAGACGATAGTTTCGCGTCTGTTCGGGCCTTGACTGGGAAATCTCCCAGTTCTGGCAAAACTTGCAGTTGACGTTGCACCCGGCTGTGGCCATTGAAAAGGCCCTGCTTGCCGGGTAGACGTGAAAGAAGGGCTTTTTCTCGATGGGGTCGACATGGACGGTACAGGGCCGGGAATGGATGAGGGTCATATATTTCCCCGCCCTGTTTTCCCGCACCCCGCAGTAACCCCTTTCCCTGTCGCCGACGAGACACTTCCGGGGACAGAGAAGGCACTCGATTTCGAGCCCCTGTTTCCTTTCGTAATATTTCGCCTCTCTATCCGATAGATCAGAAGACAGGGAAAAGGCAATGGCGTCGCCCGTTGCTGCCGCCATCCTCCTTAAGGACTCCGGGCGGGGGACGATCAGAGAGGCGGCACAGGTCCCGCATGCGGTGAAAAACTGTCTCCTCGATATTTTCACAATCCCACCACCTCCCTCACGGTTTCCACACCTTCACCGGCCACTCCGAGTTCATACGGCGGAAGGGCGGCATCGAATATGTACTGGGGAAACCGTTTCTCTTCCCGCAGGGAGGGAAGCCCTCTCGACCTGCGGAGCTCTTCGAGTTTCTCGTAGCCGGCTTGGTCGAGCGAAACGGGATCCTCGGCTACATACAGAACACGGCCCTCCTCCCTCCACCTGGCGTTGAAGGAGGGACCGCCGTTGCACTGGACGAAAGTTCCATCCAGGATTGAGAGGACAACCCTGTTTTTGACCACCGGGGCACTGAAGAGGTCCAGTATGTAGGGGGTGCAGCCGTTCATATGATACTTGTTCGGGTTGTGGATCGCCCCGAAAAAGTTTTTCATCGTCCCCGTGTAACCGCAGAGAATGTGATCCTTGAGAACGGGAACGCTTATGACGAAATCGCTCATCCTGGTGAGGATCCTGGAGAGGAGGCTTCCCACCTCGCCGTTGACCGTGAGTTTACTTTCATAGCCAACGCCGTAGGTGTCCGTCCCAAAACACCTGATCCCGGAGGAGCTGTAATTCAATCTGAACCCGGCCCGGACCAGCTCATCATTCTGCCTGTCCCATACGGTAACGTTGCTTTCGGAGAGCCCCGCCTGCACCAGCAGATCGGCGATTCCGTACGCCACTGCCATCCTCGTCTGTATACCGGGCACTCCGAGACAATTTACCTTGATGGAAACTCTCGCCCTCTTTCCGAAGCGGGATGCCAGATACTTTTTCCACCCCATTCCGGAGAGCATTTCCAGCCCTCTTTTCAAAGCAACCGACATGTCCCGGGGATCATAGGAAGCTGCCTTTTTGGGGCTCTTGACGCTGATTTCCGCAACTCTGGATCCCATGTCATTCACCGGTTCTCATCATCACCGAATACTTCCGCCTCGAAGGAATAAATGTCAACTTCCTTTTTCCAGGCAAGGGAGGGAAGCCCCGCCTTGACACAGGTCTGGGAGAGAAACGTTTCGACGTCCCATCCGTTTTTTACTGCCACCTGCGGAAGAAGCAGACCCCTTTTGTGCCCTCTCGAGACCATGAGGCCGTGCCTGCCCACCTCAATGCCCGATATATCCTCAACCTTTTCAAGCGGAGTGAGCACGGATATCTCGACACGTATGCTCGCAAGTTCCGGGGGTGTGAGCGGCGGAAACCGTGGATCCTCAGTAGCGGATGAGACGGCGCACTCCATGATCGTCCGGTAGAGGGGATAGTGAGCCTTCGTGTACCCTATGCAACCCCGGAGTTTTCCCCCTTTCTCTATCGTGACGAATGCCGCGCCGGGGGCTTTCAATTTCTCGCTCGAAACCTCGACATCGGGAATATTCCCCATTTGAACGAACTCGTTGATGGTTTTCCTGGCTATTGCGAGGAGTTCCCTTTTCTCGCCTTCGCTCAGGTAACCGGTGCCGCCAAGTTCCCCTTCCTTCATCGTTCCCCTCCTTTGGGAAGTCTTCTCACCACTTTTCAGTGCGATCGCCGATACATAGCCAACCACCGATGCGGTATCTCCCGTTGCATCCCCGGAATCTGCGTACCCCGTGATGTATACCGACGCGGCTCCCAGCCTTTTCCACAGCATGAGTGCCAGCACCGACGCGGCGCCTCCGCATGCCTCACACTTCCCTTCCTTGAGATCACGGATGAGCCCGCCGTCGTCTAGATCCTGCACCCTTTTCCTGAACACGCCATCGAGGACTTCCCCCGCGCTCCGGCTCTTGTAATGTGAGAGGTCAGTGCTCGCCACGACGAGGACCCTTCTCCCCCGTACCGCGCTGAAAATAGCGTCGGCTACCTTTTCCAGCAGGCTCCTCTCGATCGCGTTCACTTCGATGGGAACGAAGGAAAAGTCACCGAGAGCTACCTGAAGAAAGGGAAGCTGCACTTCGAGGGAGTGCTCCCTCACAAAGAGCGCGGGGGAACTTTCAAACAGGCCGGGAGAGCGGGATTGGATATCGCGAGCAGCGCGGCTGTCGATGTTCACCAGCCCGAGGGGGGTCCTGAATGCTCCCTCGAGCATGATCGCGGCCCTTTGCACGCGAAGGAAGTGGCTGGGCCCCAGTAAAACGACGAGGTCATAGCGGTTTCCCCTTATCTCCCTGTAGGCCCTCGCGGCAGTCCTCCCGGAGTAGACGTATCCCGCATGGGGAGCGATAATACCGGCAATCCTCTTGCTCTGCAGGGGAACCTCTTTACCCTCCTCCATGAGGCCCTGTATCATACCGTTCAGTTCTTGCGCATCGGAGGGATAAAAAGAGCCGGCCCAGGCGGGCTCCCTCACGGAAGCACCTTCCGCAGGAAGGGGGTAATGGAGGGTTACACAAAACGACAGGACAAAAACTGCGGCCAATGTCCCCGCCCTCGCCATGGCAACTCCTCCTATGAGGAAATTCCCCATTGGTTCAAGCATCAGTATATTATATATTGCCAACAGGGCCATGGATACCTCGCTGGACTCTTTAACGGGATCGCCCACGGACTGGGGGAAGGTCACCTTGCTTCATCCCGTCAAAGGGGGAGGAGATAATGAGAGCAAAAGCCTCTTTCACCCTCGCTTTTATCTTTTTAACGGCAACTTTCTGCGTCGGAAATTCCACCGCCTCGTCGAACAGGTTTTTTGACTTCTCTTCGGGGAGAAACACCGCCGGCTTCTTCACCTCTTTCGCAGACGATTTTTCCTACTATTTCGGCCAGGTGAGAACAAAGCCGGCCGGCACCTTTGAGGTGGGACTCAAAGGAGGGGCAGTGGAGATAAAAAAAGGCAGGAACGAGGGGACCGGCGCATATCTGGGGGTGGACGGAAATGTGCGGATCTTCGGTTTCGAGGGCTCTTTCCCCTTCGACCTCTACCTGGCAACCGGCTTTTCGAGCATACTGAAGTCGCGGCGGGCCCTGAACGAGTTCTTCATAGGGCCCGTAGGCGAGAAGACTCTCACCTCTGCCACCGCTCTGGTTATTCGGGGAACCCTCGGCATGGAGGTGGCCGCGCGAGGGGGTTCTCTCACTGACGACGATGACCTGGATCTCTTTATCACCCCGGGTCTCGTTTTCAATATCGGGGATTCAGCAAACATATTCCTGGAGCTGAAAGCCGGAACGGACACTGCTGCTGGCATAGGGATAAACTTTTCCTTCTGATTTCAAAGTCAACATGATGCCGGCCAAACCCACCCAGGGGAGGAGGGAGAAAAGGAGAGTTGCAAACCCATCTCGGAGCTATTTTCCCAAAAATCGTGGCGGTGGTGGTACCCGTTTTCTCGGTTATCGGGGGAGGCTATCTCTTCGCCAGATGGAGGAAGAGCCGGGATCTTCATTTCGTCACCGATTTCATAACCTACGTGGCCGCCCCGCTCCTCGTGTTCTACTCTCTCACCGACAGGACCCTTCCTTTTGAAAATTTTTCCCTTATCTTTGGCAGCTCCCTGTTTATCGCCATCCTGGGCTCTGCCCTCTCCTTTTTCTCCTCGAAGAAGATAGCAGGCGGCTCTCCAGCGGCAACCCTCACCATGGCATTCATGAACTCGGGGAATATGGGCCTGCCGGTCTGCTACTTTGCCTTCGGCAGGGATGGTCTTGCCGTCGCCACCATCTTCTTCGTCACCATGTCGATAGTCCACTACACGTTGGGCACAGCCCTGGCGAGCGGAAGGGGAAAAGTCGGAGATGCGCTGCTTTTGCCGCTTGCCCCTGCAGCTATCCTCGGCATCGCCATCAACCGGCTGAACATTACCCTCCCGGTCCTGATAGAGCGACCCGTAAAGCTGCTTGCCGACTCGGCGATACCCCTCATGCTCTTTTCTCTTGGAGTCCGCCTCTGGAACATCGAGAAGACTGACCTGAAGCTCTCCTACACCCTGGCCACCATGCGTCTTTCGATCGGCATCCTGTCCGGCTTCTGCGCAATTATGCTGTTTGGTCTCAGCGGCACCTCTGCCTTCGCCGTTCTCCTCCAGGCGAGCATGCCACCGGCTGTTTTCAATTTCATCCTCTGTGAAAAATTCAACAAAAATCCGGGGCTTGCCGCATCAACGATACTTGCGGGGACGCTCATGTCCCTCGCAACCATTCCACTGCTCCTTTCCCTGATCTACCTGTACTTCCCGATACGGTAGATCACTGGGGAAGAGAGATGCGGGGGGGGGAAGCTCCAGGCGGGGATGGATATCAATAAATACCCTGACAAGGTCAGGGTCAAACTGGGAGCCGCTGCAATTGCTTTTCTCCGCAAGAGCCCTTTCCGGCAAAAGAGCGCTCCGGTATGCCCTGCTCGAGGTCGTTGCATCGCAGGTATCGGCGATGGCGAGCACTCTTGCTTCCAGGGGAATCGTCCCTCCCCTCAGGCCGGAAGGATATCCCTTCCCGTCATACCTTTCATGATGATGCATTATGATGGGGAACACGTTTTTCAGGGATTCGATGGTGTGCATGAGGATCCTGAAATTTACCGGTTTGAAAATATAATCCGAGGCGCCCAGTTTCATCGCATCGACAGCAGTTTCAATGTCACCCTTGCCGGACATGATCACCGTGGCGAGGTTACGGTTTTCCCTGGCCTTTCCGAGGAGCTGGGGACCGTTCAGGGCAGGCATGTTCAGATCGGTCAGAAGGAGATCGAAGGTGCCGGAACTGAGCATCGTAAGAGCCCTCTCACCGTTTTCCGCCTCCTCCACCGTATATCCCTCGATTCTTAGCCTCTCGCTTACAAGCTCCCTTATCACCTTCTCGTCATCTGCGACGAGAATTCAAAAAGCGGAGGGATCGATATCGAGTCCCGCGTGGCCCTTTGCGTCCTTTCGACCAAACGTTCCCTGTGGCAATTTTCTGAAAGCGAGCACATTCTCTCCTTTCAGGCTTTCGTAAACTCTCAAAAAATTTCGGAAGTTATACGTTGAACCTTACCGTGACGATATCGCCATCCTCCACGATATAGTCCTTCCCCTCGACCCGAACCCTGCCGGCTGCCTTTGCCCGGGCCATATCGTTAAACTGAACGAATTCCTTAAAAGGTATCACCTCGGCCCTGATGAATCCACGCTCCATATCGCTGTGGATCCTGCCCGCGGCCTCACGCGCAGAAGCCCCCCTCACAATACTCCATGACCTCACTTCGTTGGGGTTTACCGTCAGGAAGGTTATCAGGTTGAGAAGGCGGTAGGCGCTTTTTACGATGCCGTGCCCCATGACCCCCTCGATACCGACTTCACGCATGAACATCTCCCTGTCATCGGGATCCAGGCACATAATCTCCTCCTCGAGCTTCGCGCAGACAAGGACGGCGTCGACTCCACGCCTCTCTATTTTTTCCACTTCTCTTTTCAAAGATTCATTCTCCAGGTCATCTTCGCCCGCGTTGACAACGGCTATGATTGGAATTTCACTCAATAAACTGAAGCCCGAGACCATCTTTTTTTCATCCTCCCTGAGTTCCATATCCCTCACTGGCCTGCCCGATTCGAGGTTTGCGGCAAGGTCCTGCATGAGCTCCCGTTCGCGGCTTTTTTTGCCCTCTTTCAGGAGGCGCTCGAGCCTCTTCTGGATCACCAGGTAATCTGCAAGACATAGGTCCGTTTCTATCTCACGACAAGATTCGAGGACACCTTCAGAAGGGGATAGCTCATCGGGGGTCTTGGAGAGAAAAAGAGGTATGAGGAGAAGCAAAACATCACAACCGCGAAGGGAAGAAACGTTCTGGCCGTCTATCAGGGACTCGCTTCCCGGTTGGATCTCCAGGAGCGTCACTGTCTGGTAAACTTTTTTTTTGGGTTTGCATATTTTCTCGAGATAGTCGACCCGCTCATCGGGAACGCTTACCACGAAAGGGCTCTTTCTCGCCCTCGTGTCGTCCATCTCATAGCCGAACCCGGCAACGAGGGC
This portion of the Deltaproteobacteria bacterium genome encodes:
- a CDS encoding AMP-binding protein, which gives rise to MLVGDILEHNARVFPEKEAVVCDDEVLTYRQLKKRVDYLTALFREMGVRRGEPVAVLTRNSPRYVEILFALAGMGAITSPLNFFLLPPELIRILQDLEPRFLFFEKKFVDSVDAIKEYCPYLEKLVCIDGDVSGYPPLAALMGRGYRSGAAGDFLDESDVAFISYAGSIGKNPKGAQLTHRNLMCASYFSALELNISRSDVYLSTASLPFLAGAGRMMKFFLPGAKVVIMRIFEPELALKLIEKHRVTQLLLVPQMMAQLASEARKGKHDISSLKKISYSGIIPVDPLLLKEAMSIFHCGFVQSFAQVESSGNISFLNVNEEMGRDDAVGLRRLSSIGKEAVGIRVKVIDSSGVEIVPNMVGELAVRGPTVMKGYYNDPYLTAEKVKNGWLYTGHIASIDEGGYIYVIDRLRDIIIRGGVPVDPAEVEEILLEHGAVDDVSVISKPDYECGEVPVAIVVLKEGATIEKSEILAYARSNMAPFKVPASIEYTESLPRNSQGKILKARIKEDMKGRGFLHDKSTGDAAAIASADPSKAQ
- the ychF gene encoding redox-regulated ATPase YchF, translated to MKIGIFGGPLSGKSTLLGALVAGFGYEMDDTRARKSPFVVSVPDERVDYLEKICKPKKKVYQTVTLLEIQPGSESLIDGQNVSSLRGCDVLLLLIPLFLSKTPDELSPSEGVLESCREIETDLCLADYLVIQKRLERLLKEGKKSRERELMQDLAANLESGRPVRDMELREDEKKMVSGFSLLSEIPIIAVVNAGEDDLENESLKREVEKIERRGVDAVLVCAKLEEEIMCLDPDDREMFMREVGIEGVMGHGIVKSAYRLLNLITFLTVNPNEVRSWSIVRGASAREAAGRIHSDMERGFIRAEVIPFKEFVQFNDMARAKAAGRVRVEGKDYIVEDGDIVTVRFNV
- a CDS encoding DUF362 domain-containing protein; the protein is MGSRVAEISVKSPKKAASYDPRDMSVALKRGLEMLSGMGWKKYLASRFGKRARVSIKVNCLGVPGIQTRMAVAYGIADLLVQAGLSESNVTVWDRQNDELVRAGFRLNYSSSGIRCFGTDTYGVGYESKLTVNGEVGSLLSRILTRMSDFVISVPVLKDHILCGYTGTMKNFFGAIHNPNKYHMNGCTPYILDLFSAPVVKNRVVLSILDGTFVQCNGGPSFNARWREEGRVLYVAEDPVSLDQAGYEKLEELRRSRGLPSLREEKRFPQYIFDAALPPYELGVAGEGVETVREVVGL
- the amrS gene encoding AmmeMemoRadiSam system radical SAM enzyme is translated as MKISRRQFFTACGTCAASLIVPRPESLRRMAAATGDAIAFSLSSDLSDREAKYYERKQGLEIECLLCPRKCLVGDRERGYCGVRENRAGKYMTLIHSRPCTVHVDPIEKKPFFHVYPASRAFSMATAGCNVNCKFCQNWEISQSRPEQTRNYRLSPEDIVRRAKESGCMTIAYTYSEPVVFYEYMYDCAVAGNEAGVDSIVVTAGYIQEKPLKELLSKVLAVKVDLKAFEEEYYKKIVRGELKPVLDGLVSIASSGTWLEIVYLVVPTLNDDPDLLKKMAVWIEKELGAHVPLHLSRFYPQYLLRDLPPTPVSTLRRLREVCIDAGLKYVYVGNVPGDPGEHTYCPRCGKRVISRLVYFIGENHVQNGKCAHCGEKIEGIFEKKA
- a CDS encoding cupin domain-containing protein, translated to MSIQSIDVGKRIKSIRKRKGLTLQELSDKSGMSATAISAIERNVSSPTVSTLVNIARALGESLSSLLGEEEKEYIFTKSENRETIATEIRNVEFKSLGSGLPNQKFHPMISILQPGAGSGADYANHGGEDFFLVLRGAIEIDMDGKIFRLEEGDSIYFRSTMPHRWKNPTEGETHLLIVSSR
- a CDS encoding response regulator yields the protein MLVADDEKVIRELVSERLRIEGYTVEEAENGERALTMLSSGTFDLLLTDLNMPALNGPQLLGKARENRNLATVIMSGKGDIETAVDAMKLGASDYIFKPVNFRILMHTIESLKNVFPIIMHHHERYDGKGYPSGLRGGTIPLEARVLAIADTCDATTSSRAYRSALLPERALAEKSNCSGSQFDPDLVRVFIDIHPRLELPPPASLFPSDLPYREVQVDQGKEQWNGCEGHERPRKYR
- the amrB gene encoding AmmeMemoRadiSam system protein B, which translates into the protein MARAGTLAAVFVLSFCVTLHYPLPAEGASVREPAWAGSFYPSDAQELNGMIQGLMEEGKEVPLQSKRIAGIIAPHAGYVYSGRTAARAYREIRGNRYDLVVLLGPSHFLRVQRAAIMLEGAFRTPLGLVNIDSRAARDIQSRSPGLFESSPALFVREHSLEVQLPFLQVALGDFSFVPIEVNAIERSLLEKVADAIFSAVRGRRVLVVASTDLSHYKSRSAGEVLDGVFRKRVQDLDDGGLIRDLKEGKCEACGGAASVLALMLWKRLGAASVYITGYADSGDATGDTASVVGYVSAIALKSGEKTSQRRGTMKEGELGGTGYLSEGEKRELLAIARKTINEFVQMGNIPDVEVSSEKLKAPGAAFVTIEKGGKLRGCIGYTKAHYPLYRTIMECAVSSATEDPRFPPLTPPELASIRVEISVLTPLEKVEDISGIEVGRHGLMVSRGHKRGLLLPQVAVKNGWDVETFLSQTCVKAGLPSLAWKKEVDIYSFEAEVFGDDENR